CGGGCCCGGTGTCCCGCCGATCAGGCCGGTGTCCCGGTGTCGGCCTGCCGTCCCGGCAGGCACCCGGCGTCTGACCACCGTCGGGTCGAGGGTTCGGACCCGCCGGATGCGATGCGGGGCCTCAGCCCGACCGGGCATCGGCGAGCAGCTCGTGCAGGGCGGCGGCGATCTTCCGATTGTCGGCGGGCGTCACCGTCAGCCAGTCTTCGCCCTCCGACCTGCGGAGCAGCTGGAGATGGCGGCCCGCCTCGGTGTCGTGAAACGCGACGACCCGCCTTGCGCGTTTGCGAGTGCCTGGGGCGACGAGAACACTCGCGCCGAACTGGCCCTGTCGGATCGGCCGGGCGGCCATCCGCGCCAACGCGCGGGCAACCGCCGGTGGTTCGCCGTGGGCCGCGAGCCGTTCGGCGAACAGATACTGATCGTTTCCGGCCTCCTGGGTCGCCATCGCAAGGGCCTTGCCTCGGACGCTGAGGGACTTTCCCTCGGCGGCCCGCTCCTCGCCGGACAGCGCGACGATGGTGGTCACCACCTGCCTGCTGTCCAGGGGGGTGAGCCGCACATCGTCGCCTATCCGAACGGCCGACACGCCGGCAGTCCCCCTGGCCGCCCCGATCGCGTTCACCGGTCTGTCCAGGGCGAGAGCCGCGTCGACCGACCACTCATGGCGGACCAGCAGCTCCAGCGCCGTGGCGAGCGTGGCGACGGGCTCTCGATCACGGACCAGTCCTCGCCCCGCCAGTGCAGTCAGGTGGTCGGTCACGATCTGGCGCCGCTCGGTCCAGGTCCGTCCTGGACTGGGCAGACGTAGCTGAACGGGTGTCTCACCGAGGCCGAGGAGCTCCCAGCAGACGTCGAACTCCACGGCGGAGAGCGTCATGGTGCGCTCGGTGGCTGGTGTGCCGATCATCGGGTGCGTTCGGGAGTGTCGTCGCCGAAGACTGCCGGTGCGACCGGGGGGAGGTCGTCCAAGCCGAAGATCTCGTCGCTGGGAGCGGCGAAGCGGTCGCTGTGCTCGGCGTCCTCCGCACCATCGCCCCGGCCGCCGGGTGCTCCGGCCCCGCCACCACCCATCATCCCGGCACCCGCGCCGGGGCGGCCGGTGCCGCTGGACGCTCCCGCCGTTCCCGGCCCGAAGCCTGCGGGTGTTCCCGGGCCGACCCCCATGCGGCCGGGAGTCGGCTGGCCGCTTGCAGGCGAGCCGGGCCCGCTTCCGAGGCCACTGCCGAATCCGCTGCCGGGACCGAAACCACCGCTACGCGGCCCGCCGCCGACACCGCCGCCGGGAGAGCCGAATCCGCCGCCGATCGGACCGAATCCGCCAACCCCGCCGCCACCGGAGGGCGGCGCGGTGATCGGGCCGCCGCCGGGAGGCCCGAAAGAGGGCGGGGTCGGGCCGGGGGAGCGCAGATCCGGGCTGATCGAGGGCGCCTCCGGCACGCCGATCCTGCCGGGCGGGGCCGGTTCGGCGGGCGGGGTCGGGGTGAGCGGCTGCTGGCCGCTCGGGGGCGGTGTCGTCGGCTCGAAGGGCGCGGGCGGGGTCGGCTGGACCGGGGACGGTCGAGGCGTGTCCTGCTCGGGCGAACCCGGGGCCGACAGTCCGCCGCGCTCTGCGGGCGGCGTCGAGTACGACCCGCCGTGATCGAGACCGGCACCGGGTGTGTCGGATCGGCCGGGCGTCGCCGAGGGCGACCCTGCGGCGATCTGCGGCGGCACCGGGATCGAGCTGATGTTGTCGGCGGACTCCCTGACGGTCGCCTCGTAGGCGTACAGCGCGCGATTGGCGGCGTCGGCCTTGCCCACCTCGGCACGGAGCGCCTCCACCTGATCGTTCATTCCGCCGTACGGCCCGGAGAAGGCCGCCCCCAGCGCATCGCCGATCGTGGGCGGGGTCACCTCGACCGGGGGCTCGATGGTGTTGCGAGTCTGGGCGAACCCGGCACCCGAGACGATCATCCCCATTCCCGCGGCCTGTGAGGCGTCGCTGCTGCCCAGACTCCACGCGGCAGCCTGCGAACCGACGGCGCCCAGCGCGCTGGCGGCGGTGCCCTCCCATTCCAGGCCGTCCGGGCGAAGCGCGGCTCGCAGCATGAGATCCGACTCGGCCATCGCGTCGGCGAGTTGACTCAAGGCCGTGCGAACCCCCTCCGCCGCATCGGGACCTTGTTCCGCGTGCATCCATTCGTACTTCTCCTGTTGGGAGAAGCCTTCGTAGCGGTTGTAGCGGATCTGATCGCCTGAACCTGCCTCGGTGTACATGGTGTCTTTCCCCCGGTGAATATGGTCAGTTGCCGTGGAGTTGGATGAGTGTGTCCATGGCCATGCTTGCGGCCCGTTGGACGTTGTCGCAGTTGCTTTCGAGTCCGCTTTCCCGGTCAGAGAATTGGAGGCCGAGGGATTGTCCTGGTGCGGTGCTGACCTCGATGAAACAATCGAGGTCGTCGGCGTCTGCCATGAGGTGGTTGAGTACGGCGGGAAATCCGTTGACGTCGGTGATCTCGGTGTGGGTGTTCGGGCTGCCGATCAGACGATCAGCAGGAACAGACGGCGCGAGTGCTACAACCACGCTGTGACGAGGGGCAAATTGATTCTTTGCGAAGCGGCAGGCACTCGTCTCGTCCTGGCCGTAGTCGTCCATGATGGTGGGTTCCCAGTCGAATTGGAGTTCGTCTTGTTGTTCTGGGGTGAGGAGGGTGCAGGGGTCGGTGATGGGGTTGAGGTCGATGTGTTGTGGTGGTGGTGGGAGGTGGGGGGTGGTGTTGGTGGTGGTGGGTGTGGCGGGTTGGCCGGTGACCTCGGTGGTGCAGCCGGTGATGGTGAGCAGGGCTGCGGTGAGGAGAGCTGCTGTGATGCCGGCGGTTCGGTTCGTCATGTGGTCCCTCCGGGCAGGGTGCGGCCTGCGGTGCGGACCGAGTGGGTGATCTCGTCTTCGGTGTAGCCGTACTGCCGGGCGGTCTCGGCGAGGGCGTCGGCGCCTGCTTCGAGGTTGTCGACGTACTGCTGACAGCGGTTGAAGTAGGAGTCGGGGTTCTCGCGGAGTTTGTCGGTGACGACCCGGGCGAAGTCGATCGACGCGGGATCACCTCCCATCGGCTCCATCCGCAGGCGCTGCTCGACGGCTTCGAGTACCGAGTCCAGCCTGGCTGCTTCGTCGAGTAGTGCCTTTCTGGCGTGGAGGACGTTGTCCGGGTTGACGGCCAGGTTGATGGTGGTCCCGCCGGTGGTCCCGCCCTCGCCGAAGTCGATGCGGTTGTTGTAGCCCTGTTGACCTGCTCGGCCCGCGCGTTCGATGCTGTGCTGGATCAGGTTCTCGATCCCGCTCATCCCCGTACCCCTTCATGCTGCTGCCGGGCTCGCGACACTCCCGACGAGCAAGGTAGCAGTCCTGAGTAGACGTCAAGCATGAACGACGCGAATCACACCAACGGAGTAACCCCAGCCGATAGGATGTGAAAGGGACCTCATTTTATGTTGATGGGCCTTCCCTTGGCGTGCGGATGGTCGGATTTCTCCGACTGGCGCTGTTCGATACATCTGTGTCCGATAATCGAATGCGATGAGTTCTTCGGCGACGCGGCCGCGGCCTTTTTGGTCGCTGCTTTGTCGGCCAGGATGTCCGTGCCGATTCTCGTGACGTCATCGGGGAGGTAGCGTGACAATCCGATGCAAGTCCACCACTTAGGTCGCATCGCCGATGGGGAATCTCGACCTGAACATCTCCGACTGCGACGTGATCGCCGCTCGTGTCCACGGAGCGCATTGCTGGGCGGCTCGCGAGTTCGACTTCGACCTTCTCTGCCCCGTGGCAACCCGCCGTCCAGGCCTCGCATGGTCGCCTGCCGGGGAAGACGCCCACTGAGATGGTCCCGTCGGCCGCGATGATCCGGCAGATGACTCTGCTGGTCACCTTGTCGAACTCGGTGACGCCCAGCGCAGCTGCAACGGCCTCACCAGAGGGGACGGCGTAGGTATAGCCGGTTCCCCAGATGTCGCGTCCGGAAAAGTCGAAGAGCCCGGGACGATCCTGGAGAAGGTTCGAGGCTCCACCACTCGTGGCAGCCTGCCGCGCTGGTCGTCGTGCTCTCATAGTGCGCCAGATCTGTGGTCGGCGGCATTGTCGGGGGTGTGGGCGCTGCGTTGCCTGATTGACGGTCGTGCAGTTCGCGAGCAGCGCCGAGCCGGTCAGCGTGATTGCGGTGGTGCGGCGGGGTGCTCGGGCACGTGGTCGGCAGGTCATTCGGTCATCCCCAGTTCGGTCCGGCGGCGAGGCCGTGCAGTCGTGCCCTGGTCGCAGTGCCTCGGCGTAGCAGCAGCAGGCCGGAACGGAGTCCGTCGAGAAGGGGGTGGTGGCTAGGCTCCGCGTATGGCAGGCAAGCGGCCGACTGTTCGACATCGGCGACTCTGTGCAGAGCTTCAGCGGCTCCGGGAACGTGCCGAGGTTCCTTCCGAGGTCGTACTCAAGGAGACCGGCTGGTCGCGAGCGCGGATGAGCCGCAAGGAGAACGCCGAAGTCACCATCAGTCCGTCGGAGGTGCGGGACCTGTGTCGAATCTACGGGGCGGACGTGGACCGAACGGAGTGGTTGACGGACCTGTCGAGGCGAATCCGTGCGCAGGGCTGGTGGGTGGCCTACTCCGACGTCTTGACGGACGCGATGGCTGATTATGTGGAACTGGAATGTGAAGCTGCTGAGATTCGGTACTTCGAGGTCGATGTGATCCCGGGTCTGCTCCAGACCGAGCGGTATGCCCGGGAGCTTTTTGCGGCACGGGATGCCTCGGTCCCTTCGGCTGCGCTTCAACGGCGGGCGGAGATGCGCCTGCGTCGCCAGGATCGGATATCGTCTGGCGGCGTTGTACTGTCGGCGGTCATCGATGAGACCGCGATACATCGCGCTTTCCATTCGCCGGCAGGCGAACAACAGATCGATCATCTTCTTGCCGTCTCCGAGCAGTCGAATGTGACTGTTCAGCTGCTCCCGCTGGATGCAGGCCTGCACGCGGCAAGTGGTGCGCCGTTCACCTGGCTTGGATTTCCGCAGTTCTACCAGCCGGTGGTCTGGCTCGACTCGCTGGCTGGAAGTCTCTGGATAGAGGAGGACTCGCAGGTCTGCGACTATGACTCGACTCATGCGAGGCTGACAGACATCGCGCTCAATCCGAGTGAGTCAAAGAGGCTCATCAGACGTCTTATGAAGGAGGCGCAGTGACTTTACGCTGGAAGAAGAGTGCGCGGAGTACTGCGAACACGAACTGTGTCGAGATTGGATACGCGTCGAATAACTTCCTGATTCGCGACACGAAGAATCGGGATGGTGGAATGCTGTCCGTTTCCGGTGCTGAATTCTTTCGGTTCATCGGGTTGATCAAGGCGAGACCGTTGTCGGGGCCCCGGTGACCGGCACGGCGTCCTCGGGTGATCGCGGTGAGCGACCCGGCCGAAGATGAATCAGATCCGCGTTCGCGGATTGGCGAGACAGCTGGTCGGCTTCCCGACATGACTGCGATCTCGACCGCCTTCGGCATCGTCACTCGCGACATCCCGACCTCGGTGGCCTTCTATCGACTGCTCGGCTTGGACATCTCCGAGCCGACCGAGGACCCGCATCACTCCGCCGCGCTGCCAGGGGGTGGGCGGTTGATGTGGGACACCGAGGAGTTGATGCGCCAGATCAAGCCCACCTGGCAGCCGCCAAGCGGCGGGCCGCGCCTCGGTCTGGCGATCGGGCTGACAAGCCCCGACGAGGTGGATGCGGTTTACACCAGGGTCGTGGCGGCCGGCAACGCAGGCGCGGCTGCGCCGTGGGATGCCTTCTGGGGCCAGCGCTATGCCCAGGTGGTGGACCCCGACGGCGTGATCGTCGACCTCTTCGCCGATCTGCCCTGAGCCGAGGCGGTGCCTCGGCGAGGATGCCGAGGTGCTGAACCGAGTGCGACGACATCCTACGTCCTGGACCTCGGCCCCGGCGCGGCTGTGAGCGACCGCGACAGCGAACCTGCGTCGGGGACGACGTCGGGGGACGGCCTGCCCGCCGGATCGCTCACCTCGCCTCGGCGGCCAGTTCCCGGAGGGCGGCGGCGATCTTCCGATTGTCCGCGGGCGTGATCGTGACCCACTCCTGGTCGCCCGTCCCGCGCCGTAGCTGGAGATGCCGGCCGGCGGCGGTGTCGTGGAACGACACGACACGGGTGGCTCGTCGTCGCCCGCTCGTCGTGACGGCGCTCGCGCCGAACTGGCCCTGTCTGATCGGTCCGGCGGACAACCGCGCCAGCTCGGCGGCATCGGCGGCCCGTTCTCCTCGGGCGGTCAGTTCCGCCGCGAGGAGTTGCGGGTCGCCGCGCGCGATGCGTGCGGCGGCGGTCAACGCGACGACGCGAACGCTGGCCGACTCGCCGACGCCCGGTGGAACGTCACCCGCGAGACCGAGCAGCTCCGGGATCACTTGATGATCCTCTAGCGCTGCGAGCCAGACTCGATCTCCTCTACGCGCCGCCACCGCCCCCTCCGATGCTCGTCCCGCACCGATCGCATCGACGATCTCCGGCAGCGCAAGGCGGGCGTCGACGAGCCACTCACCTGCGGCCAGCAGTTCCAGGGCCGAGCCAAGGGCAGGGGCAGGCTCCCGGCCGGGGAACAGACCGCGCGCGGTGAGCGTCGCCTCGGCGGCTCCGACGACTCGCCGCCGCTCTGTCCTGGTGCGGCCTGGACTGGGCAGCCCAAGCTGGACCGGTGTCTCGCCGAGGCCGAGCAGCTCCCAGCAGACGTCGAACTCGACGGCGGACAGCAGGAACGTGGCCTGCCTGCGCGACTCGGCGATCACTGCGGCTCGCCGGACGTGTCCGCGCCGAGGACCGCAGGGGCGAGCGAGGCCAGTCCGTCCACGGTGAACAGCGCCGCTCCCGTGGTGTCGAAGCCTGCGTGATCCGGTTCGACGTCCTCGGCCGGAGCTGCGGCGGTCGCGCTCGACTGCCTGGCGGCCTGCGGGTCGAAGCGGTCCGGCTCAGCGGCACGCGGGCGGGCCGATTCGGCGGCTCCGCGCGGGCGCAGGCGGGAACCGGGGGTGTCGCCCGGCGGGCCTGCGTTGCCGAAGGACGACGGCGTCGAGACCGTTCCGTTCGACAGACCGAGGGCGGCCGGGACGCCCGCGACGGCGGCGAAACCGAGTTCGCCGGACGCCTCCTCCGCCGGGTCGCGGCGGTGTGTCGGCCCGCTCCCGGTGTTCGTCGGCCGGTCGGCCGCACCGCTCGCCGCGTCGTCTACCCGGCCGGTGCGGCCTGCGCCGTTCCCCGCCCGCGCGCCGCGCCGGTCGTCGGGCACCGGCTGACCGCTGCCGAGCGTGCCGGCGCCGAGCGTGCCGCCGCCCGTCGATGGCGGCGACCCGGTGCCGGTACGGGGTCCGCCGATCGGCGGCGCACCTGCCGGGCCTGTGGACGCGCCGCCGATCAACGGCGCCTGCGGGGGCGGAGCGAGCAGTCGGACCGCTGGCGTCGGCAGGGGAGCCGACGGCGTCGCCGCAGTCTGCTGCGCAGGGAGGGCGTATCCGGTCGGCAGCCCGCCGGTCCGCGTGGGCGATACAGCTGCGGGCGGCTGCGCGTCCGAAACGGGCGTCCTCGACTCGGTCCGAGCCGAGCCGGGGTCGGCCGCCCGAGCGCAGGGGTGGCCCGCCACGCGGTGGCCGTCCCCGTGCCCGCGGCCTGCGGGGCTCCTCGTGGTCGCCGATGCGCTCACCGAGATCGCGATGACCGGCGGCGCGGCGAGCGAGGGCAGCGAGCCGATGGCGTCGCGCACCGTGTCCTCATAGGCGTACAGCGCCCGAT
The Actinoalloteichus fjordicus DNA segment above includes these coding regions:
- a CDS encoding ESX secretion-associated protein EspG produces the protein MIGTPATERTMTLSAVEFDVCWELLGLGETPVQLRLPSPGRTWTERRQIVTDHLTALAGRGLVRDREPVATLATALELLVRHEWSVDAALALDRPVNAIGAARGTAGVSAVRIGDDVRLTPLDSRQVVTTIVALSGEERAAEGKSLSVRGKALAMATQEAGNDQYLFAERLAAHGEPPAVARALARMAARPIRQGQFGASVLVAPGTRKRARRVVAFHDTEAGRHLQLLRRSEGEDWLTVTPADNRKIAAALHELLADARSG
- a CDS encoding DUF3558 family protein, which gives rise to MTNRTAGITAALLTAALLTITGCTTEVTGQPATPTTTNTTPHLPPPPQHIDLNPITDPCTLLTPEQQDELQFDWEPTIMDDYGQDETSACRFAKNQFAPRHSVVVALAPSVPADRLIGSPNTHTEITDVNGFPAVLNHLMADADDLDCFIEVSTAPGQSLGLQFSDRESGLESNCDNVQRAASMAMDTLIQLHGN
- a CDS encoding helix-turn-helix domain-containing protein — its product is MAGKRPTVRHRRLCAELQRLRERAEVPSEVVLKETGWSRARMSRKENAEVTISPSEVRDLCRIYGADVDRTEWLTDLSRRIRAQGWWVAYSDVLTDAMADYVELECEAAEIRYFEVDVIPGLLQTERYARELFAARDASVPSAALQRRAEMRLRRQDRISSGGVVLSAVIDETAIHRAFHSPAGEQQIDHLLAVSEQSNVTVQLLPLDAGLHAASGAPFTWLGFPQFYQPVVWLDSLAGSLWIEEDSQVCDYDSTHARLTDIALNPSESKRLIRRLMKEAQ
- a CDS encoding DUF397 domain-containing protein gives rise to the protein MTLRWKKSARSTANTNCVEIGYASNNFLIRDTKNRDGGMLSVSGAEFFRFIGLIKARPLSGPR
- a CDS encoding VOC family protein, translating into MTAISTAFGIVTRDIPTSVAFYRLLGLDISEPTEDPHHSAALPGGGRLMWDTEELMRQIKPTWQPPSGGPRLGLAIGLTSPDEVDAVYTRVVAAGNAGAAAPWDAFWGQRYAQVVDPDGVIVDLFADLP
- a CDS encoding ESX secretion-associated protein EspG; the protein is MIAESRRQATFLLSAVEFDVCWELLGLGETPVQLGLPSPGRTRTERRRVVGAAEATLTARGLFPGREPAPALGSALELLAAGEWLVDARLALPEIVDAIGAGRASEGAVAARRGDRVWLAALEDHQVIPELLGLAGDVPPGVGESASVRVVALTAAARIARGDPQLLAAELTARGERAADAAELARLSAGPIRQGQFGASAVTTSGRRRATRVVSFHDTAAGRHLQLRRGTGDQEWVTITPADNRKIAAALRELAAEAR